From Planctomycetota bacterium:
ACGCTCGGCATCGCCATGAGCTTGACCGCGTCGGTCGCGACCAAGTGCGTCGGCTCGCCGGGGAGGTCGATGATGCCGGCGACGATCGTCGTGCGGCTCGTGCGGACGCTGCGGATGTCCGGCAGCTCGCACTCGAGCATCGGGCCAGCGTCGAAGATGTCGACGTGGTCGCGGAAGGCGAAGCCTTCGCCTTCGAGCATTCGCCGCGCCGGTCGCGCGTTGTCGTGGACGTGGCCGATGACCGCCTGGGCTTCGGGCGGGAGCATGTCGACGTAGATCGGGTGGTCGGGCATCAGCTCGGCGACGAACTGCTTCTCGACCAGCGACAACGCGTCGGCGGTGGTGAAGTCGACGCCGAAAAAGTGTTGTCCGATCGCGTCCCAGAACGGACTTGTCCCATCGCGGCGGAGCTTGCCGCGGATCTCGGCGACGACGCGCGGGTCGAAGCGGTGGGGCGCGTGGGCCATGAGTTGCATGCGGGCCATCGAGAGCGCGCGGCCGTTGCCGCCGCCGCGTGCGTCGGGGTGCAGGAACAAACCGCCGACCTCGGCCGGCCCGTCGTGCTCTTCGATCAGGTGCAGCGAGCGGACGGTCTTGTCAACGTCGAGTTGTTCCGAGCGGAAGCGTTCGCGGACCAGGCGGTAGTTGTAGAACGGTTGGAAGCCGCCGGTTTTGCTGACGATGTTGGCGGTGCCGATGACGTCGCCCTCGTCGCTGAGTAGGACGAACTGATACGTCTCGCCGCCGGGCTTACGAACGTCGGCGGCGAAGGCTTGTTGGCTCGAATCGATCTTGCGGGCGAGTTCGTCCGGATCGGTCGGCAGTGATGTGATCTGCCCCTTGGCGAGGACGGCGAGGTCCACCAACGCCGGCAGGTCCGCACGGCAAACAGGTCGGATCAACGGCATGCGATCAAGCCTACCACGGCAGCCCGTCGCGTTCGATGCGGCGTAGCACCGCCGCCGTCAACTCCCCTCGACTGCGCAGCGATTCGACGTCGCACCATTCGTCGAAGCTGTGCAACCCGCCCCCGATGACGCCCATCGTGTCGACGTTCCTCAGGCCGGCGGCGGCGAGTTTGTTGCCGTCGCAGACACCGCCTGTGTCGCGCGTGCCGATGTCCACGCCGATGTCGCGGCCGCAGTCGGTGACCAGATCGATCAACGGTCCGCACGCGACCTTCGGCGGGCTGAAGAACGCACCGTGCAACTCGACCGTGATGCCCTCACGCCGCCCGAGCACCAGCGCAAGTCGACGCAGGTCATTCTCGAACCCTTCCTGCTTGTCGGCGTCGGCGACGCGAACATTCAGGCGGATGATCGCGAGGTCGGCCACGACGTTGCTCGGTCCGCCGCCGTCGATCTTGCCGATGTTGACGGTGACGCCGTCCGCCGCATTGAGCCCGACGAGAAGGCTCGCCGCCTCGCAAGCAAGATGCAGTGCGCTGCTGCCGTCGTCGAAGTTTCGACCGACGTGGGCGGACTTCCCGCGCAGGACCAAGTCGAAGTTGCCGCTGCCGCCGCGGTTGGCCGCGAGCATGCCGTCGACGGCCGGCTCGAAGACGAAACCGACGTCGTGCTTCTTCGCCAACTCATGCAGCAGCGGCGTGCTCGACGGGCTACCGACTTCCTCGTCGGGATTGAGCACGACGGTCCACGGCAGACCGACATCGGCGGTGCGCAGCGCGTGGAGCATGACGACGAGTCCGCCCTTGAGATCGGCGACGCCGGGCCCGAAGAGCTTGCCAGCGTCTCGGCGTGCGGTGTGGAATTCGGAGTCTTTGCGGAAGACGGTGTCGAGATGGCCGCTGAGCAGGACGGCGGGGCCGGTGCCGCGCTTGCTCAGCACAACGGCTGGGCCGACCGGGAACTGCTCGATCTGGCCGTGAGCCGTGACGATTTCGCGCGGCGGGAGGCTGTGCCACTCGACCTCGTCCGCGAGCGGCTCGAACTGCGTGACCGCCGTCTCGGCCATCGCGCGCACGCCCAGTGCGTGGTCGGTGCCGCTGTTGATGTTGGACCACGCGATCGTGAGATCGGCCAGCTCGTCGGCGGTGGACATGTCAGACGATATGCGGCAGCTTCGCGGGGTCGGGCACGGCGTAGGGGCGGAACTTTTCCTGGGTGCCGCGCTCTTCGCTGCAGAGCAACGCGCGGTAGAAGCCGAGGCGATTTGCCGCGGGGGTATCGATGAGCACCGACGAGTCGTTGGCCGACATCTGGAAGAGCACGCGACCGTCGAACTCGCGCAGGGCTTCGCGGCCGAGCCGGCGTTCGAGACTTGCATAGGTGTCGACGGTTGCGATGACATGCACGCCGACCGGCGGACCGTCGCGGAGAATCTCGAGCAGCAGTTTGCCCGGCGGGTCGGCTTTCGCGGCATCGTCGTCGCCGAGCATGCTGGAGAAGGCGGAACTGCTGCCGAACTCGTCGTGTTTGGTCAGATCGCGGAAGCGTTGAAGTTGGTGAATGATCACGAACAGCGGCGGGGCAGCATCGCCGTCGGCACGATTGCGAACTTCATCGGCGGCGTCGGCCAGGACGTCGGGCAAGGCGCGGTAGTCTGCGAACTCCGCGTCGGCACCGACGGCCTGCGCGACCGAGCGGGTCAGGCCGTGCAGCAACGCATCGGTCGGCGTTCCGTCGCACACGAGCATCCGGGCACCCTCGGCGGTGTGGTGCAGGCTCACCACCGTCGAGGCGATCAGCGCGGCGACCGATTCGTCCTGCTGCCCGACCACGAGCAGGTGGCTGCCGACCTGTCGACGGAAGGGAAAATGCGTCGGCGGTCGGATCGCGACCGCTTCGCCCATGTACGCCACGGCTTGACGCACCGGCTCGCCCTTGAGCTCCACGTTGTCGGCGAGGTCCGCCGGGGCGTTGCCTTCGAAGACGGCCAGCTCGCGCGGCGGCTCGTCGTCGGCACGCTCGGTCAGCCGCCGCAGGATCTGATCGCGCTCCGCATCGGGAAGCCAGGCGACCTGGAACGGGCTGTTGTTCTCGATCGCGCCGCCGGCGTCGTTGTAGATCGCCTCGCCGGGCCGGGTCAGCAGGCGGGCGGCAGTGTTGTCCTCACCGAGGATCAGTCGGCTGTCGTTCTCGGTGGTTTGCAGGGCAACGCGGATGGCGATCTGGCCGAGCGTCGAACGGGCCAGCCCCGCGCCGCCGGCGATCGTCTGACTGCCGAGCACGACGTGCATGCCGAAGGCGCGACCCTGACGGACGAGGCGGTCGATGAGCAACGCCGCTTCCTGCGCGAGCTTGTCGTCGTCGCTGAAGAGTTCCTGAAACTCGTCGACGACCAACAGAATGCGTGGCATCTCGACGTCCGGCTTCGCCTCGC
This genomic window contains:
- a CDS encoding hydrolase, which encodes MSTADELADLTIAWSNINSGTDHALGVRAMAETAVTQFEPLADEVEWHSLPPREIVTAHGQIEQFPVGPAVVLSKRGTGPAVLLSGHLDTVFRKDSEFHTARRDAGKLFGPGVADLKGGLVVMLHALRTADVGLPWTVVLNPDEEVGSPSSTPLLHELAKKHDVGFVFEPAVDGMLAANRGGSGNFDLVLRGKSAHVGRNFDDGSSALHLACEAASLLVGLNAADGVTVNIGKIDGGGPSNVVADLAIIRLNVRVADADKQEGFENDLRRLALVLGRREGITVELHGAFFSPPKVACGPLIDLVTDCGRDIGVDIGTRDTGGVCDGNKLAAAGLRNVDTMGVIGGGLHSFDEWCDVESLRSRGELTAAVLRRIERDGLPW
- a CDS encoding arginine N-succinyltransferase, producing MPLIRPVCRADLPALVDLAVLAKGQITSLPTDPDELARKIDSSQQAFAADVRKPGGETYQFVLLSDEGDVIGTANIVSKTGGFQPFYNYRLVRERFRSEQLDVDKTVRSLHLIEEHDGPAEVGGLFLHPDARGGGNGRALSMARMQLMAHAPHRFDPRVVAEIRGKLRRDGTSPFWDAIGQHFFGVDFTTADALSLVEKQFVAELMPDHPIYVDMLPPEAQAVIGHVHDNARPARRMLEGEGFAFRDHVDIFDAGPMLECELPDIRSVRTSRTTIVAGIIDLPGEPTHLVATDAVKLMAMPSVIKMDGDEIVLPHHTARMLNVDVGQRVRFAPLRAEVDATREAAEMHDPFQRTIAVDAEDVVTTRPREIE